GAAGGGCATGCTGGCGTCCTTGCTGGCTGTGGTTCGGAGAGAGTACCCCACGGGGATAGTGGCGGCCAAGATCGCCAGAGGGTGCCCTGCTAAGACGTTGTTTCTCGTCCCGCTTTGATCTCATTCAGGGAATACCGGGACGCGTTTGCCCAACGGTCGTCATAGGTGCGTAAGCGTCTAGAGAACCCCTGCTGGGCTCCGACTCCGCCTCGAAGACGCGGCCGGCGGTTGGGTGGCGCGGTGTTTCTGATTGACCCAGGCGACACCAGCCGCCACGAGCTCGCGGTTATTCCATTCGTCGCCAGCGTGAAATTGCGCCACGGTCCACGGTGGTGGTCGCACACAAAGAACGGCCGAAGGCGAGCCGGGCCAGCAGCTGGGTGGCATCGCGGCCGTAAGGCTGATCGCGTTCTGAGGTGTCGATGTCGGCGAGCCGGAGCTTCACCGACCGCGCTTGGAGGCTCTCTGCCAGGTGGCGGGTGTCGCCATCTACCACCCGGGCCACTTGGCCCCGCATATCACAGTATGGGCGGCGTGAGCCGCCAGGGTGAGGGTCCCGAGGACAAGGTTGGGCCCGATGCTGCGGCTGAGCGTGGGCGCGCCTCCTTTCGTTGGGCTATCTGACGACGTTGACCGGTAGCCAGTTTGGTAGCCAGTTTAGTATTTACTAATTTTCTTTTCCGTAACTCTTTGTTTTTTGGTGGGCCGTGTTGGATTCGAACCAACGACCACCTGATTAAAAGTCAGATGCTCTACCAACTGAGCTAACGGCCCGTGTTCTGTATTTGCCGGGGACGCGGATGATAGCCCATAAGGCGCCCGCAACCCAAAATCGGGCACCGCCGTGACCTTGAATTTGTGGCACCATAGCCCTATGTTGCCTACCTAGTTTGCAAGATGCGTGCCGAGGACGCCGACGATGCCAATCTATGAATACCGATGCGATAAATGCGGCCACGAGATGGAGGCCATACAGAAAATGAGTGACGACCCGCTCATCGAGTGTCCCGCCTGCGGCGAGGCCGCTTTGCGCAAGCTCGTCTCGGCGGCCGGTTTTCATCTCAAGGGAAGCGGATGGTATGTCACCGATTTTCGTGACAAGGGCAAGAAGCCCGGGGGGAATGGCACCAAAAGCGGTGGCGCCAAATCGACCAAGGATGGGCCCGACTCCTCTAAGGCAGGCGGCTCGGACAAAGGGGCCGGCGCCACTGCCGGGTCCGGTAGCGGCACCCAGGGCTCCAGCAACAAAGGCGGTTGAGGGGACCCCGGCCGCCGAGCCGGTAAGCCGTACCGTGGCGGCAAAGGCCCGGTCGGATTTGTTGCACGGCCCCCCGTCCTTACGTAACCTTCCCGCTTTTTACCAGCCGGAATCCTCAGTCCATGCGCAGCCATTATTGTGGTGATCTCAACGAAACCCATTTGGACCAGGGGATAACCCTGTGCGGTTGGGTTCATCGGCGGCGGGACCACGGCGGGGTCATTTTCATCGACCTGCGGGACCGTGAGGGCGTGGCCCAGGTGGTGATCGATCCCGATACCCCCGAGGCATTCGCCCTGGCGGAGCAGGTGCGCAGCGAATACGTGCTGCGCATCACGGGCCGGGTGCGCCGGCGCCCCGCGGGCACCGAGAACAGGGAACTGCCCACGGGCATGGTAGAGGTGCTGGGCAAGGAGCTGGAGATCCTCAACACCGCCAAGACCCCGCCGTTCCAGCTGGACGACGAGGATGTCCATGAGGAAAACCGCCTGCGCTATCGTTACGTGGATTTGCGGCGACCCGAGATGCAGCAGCGGCTGCGCACCCGGACCCTCATCACCCGCACCCTGCGGGCCTTCCTGGATGCCCGCGGCTTTCTGGACATCGAGACCCCCATGCTCACCCGGGCGACGCCCGAGGGGGCGCGGGACTATTTGGTACCCAGCCGCACCCACGGCGGCAGCTTCTTCGCGCTGCCCCAGTCCCCCCAGCTGTTCAAACAACTGCTCATGATGTCGGGCATGGACCGCTACTATCAGATCGCCCGCTGCTTCCGCGACGAGGACCTGCGGGCCGATCGCCAGCCGGAGTTCACCCAGCTGGACATTGAGACGTCCTTCATGGACGAGGACGACATCATGGCCCTGGTGGAGGACATGGTGCGGGAGCTCTTCGCGACGGTGCTGGATACCGCCCTGCCCGAGCCGTTTCCGCGCATGAGCTATGCCGAGGCCATGACGCGCTTCGGCAGCGACCGACCCGACCTGCGGGTGGATCTGGAGCTGGTGGACGTGGGCGATGTCATGGTGGACGTGGACTTCAAGGTCTTCTCCGGCCCCGCCCGCGACGCCGACGGCCGAGTGGCGGCCCTACGGGTGCCCGGCGGCGGGCGTCTCACCCGCTCCCAGATCGACGACTACACCCGCTTCGTGGGGATCTACGGCGCCAAGGGCCTGGCCTATATCAAGGTCAACGACCATGGCGCGGGACGGGAGGGCCTGCAGTCACCCATCCTGAAGTTCCTGCCCGACGATGCCGTCACCGCCATCATGGAGCGCAGCGGCGCCACCACCGGCGATCTTGTCTTCTTCGGCGCCGACAAGGCGGGGGTGGTCAACGAGGCCTTGGGGGCCCTGCGCCTCAAGGTGGCCGAGGACGTGGGGTTGGTCAACCCCGGTTGGCGACCGGTGTGGGTGGTGGATTTCCCCATGTTCGAATGGGACGACGCCAGCCGGCGCTGGTATGCCCTGCACCACCCCTTCACGGCACCCCGGGATCCGGACATGACGGTACTTGCCCAGGAGCCCCACCGGGCCCTGTCCCGGGCCTACGACCTGGTGCTAAACGGCACCGAGCTGGGGGGCGGTTCCATCCGTATCCACCAGCCCGCGACCCAGATGGCCATCTTCAAGCTGCTGGGCATCGAGGAGGACGAGGCCCGGGAGAAATTCGGCTTCCTGGTGGACGCCCTGGAGTATGGCTGCCCGCCCCACGGCGGCATCGCCTTCGGCCTCGACCGCATCGCCATGCTGATGACGGGGTCGCCGTCCATCCGCGATGTCATCGCCTTCCCCAAGACCCAGACGGCGGCCTGCATGCTCACCGCGGCGCCGGCGCCGGTGCCCGACAGCCAGCTACGCGACCTGAACATCCGCCTGCGCCACAAGGAAAAGTAGGCCGCAGGCGGGCCGCGGCCGGGCGAGGGCGGCGGAATCGGTTGACTCGAGACCGCCGGAAGTCAAGCATGTGATGCTCCCATGGCCACGGCGCCGGGTCATGGAGTAAGTGTTCGATGTCTGTTCCTGGCGCATAACCCGTGGAGTCGGTTCCGATGGCACGAATTCTCACCGTGGGCGTGGCCACCCTGGACGTGGTGATCAGCGTGGACGACTTTCCCCGGGAAGACGTCAAGATGCGGGCCCGGGGGGTGACCACCCGGCGCGGCGGCAACGCCGCCAATACCGCGGTGGTCCTCAGCCAGCTGGGCCACGATACCAGTTGGGCGGGCTCCGTCAGCACCGATGGCAACGGCGACTTCATCACCCGCGACCTGGCTCGCGCGGGCGTCAAGTCGGGCGGCATCGCCGTGCAACGCGACGGCGCCCTCCCCGTGTCCTACATCCTCAACAGCGTGGCCAGCGGATCCCGCACCATCATCCACCACCGCGACCTCCCCGAATTCAATTTCGAGGATTTCCGCCGCCTCGACCTGCGGCGCTACGACTGGCTCCATTTCGAGGGGCGTAACGTGGCGGAGACCCGGTGCATGCTCGCCCACTACCGGGGCCAGCACTCCGCCCTGCCGTGTTCCCTCGAGGTGGAGAAGCCCCGGGAGGGCATCGAGGAGCTGTTCGAGTTGGCGGACGTGCTGTTGTTCTCCCGCCAGTATGCCCGCGCCCGGGGCTTCGAAGAACCCGGCAGCCTGCTGGCCGAGGTCGCCCCCCGGGCGCCGCGGGCGCTGCTGGTGTGTGCCTGGGGCGAGGCCGGCGCCTGGGCCCGCACCTACGAGGGCGAGGAGTTCCACAGCCCGGCCTGCAGTTACGGCGCCGTGGTGGATACCATCGGCGCCGGGGACGTGCTCAACGCCGGCGTCATCCATGGTCTGGTGAACCAGCAGCCCCTGAACCGGGTGCTGCCCTTCGGCTGCCAGCTGGCCGGCGTGAAGTGCGCCCAGGAGGGTCTCGAGGACCTGCTGGCCAATTACCATCGCCTGGTGACGACGGACAAGCCCGCGCAGCCCTGATCCCACCCCGGCCATCGCCTCAGAAGGCCAGTACCAGCCCCCACACCACAGCCACGTTCACCAGGGCGACGAACACCGCCGCCGAGCCGATGTCCTTGGCCCGCTTGGACAGCACGTGATGCTCGTTGCTGATGCGGTCGACGACGGACTCCACCGACGAGTTCACCAGTTCCACCGCCAGCACCAGCAACAGACTGGTGAGCAGCAGCGCCTTCTCCACGCCCCCCTCCCCCAGCCACAGGCCCAGGGGCACGAGGATGGCGCTCAATACCACCTCCACCCTGAAGGCCTCCTCGAAACGCCAGGCCGAGATCAGGCCTGCCAGGGACCAGCCGCAGGCATTGCGCAGCCGGGTCAGTCCCTTGTACCCGGGTTTGCGCAACGCATCCCTCTCCCCGTCCGGTACGTTCATGGGCCTCTCGTCGTCATGCCAGGGTGGTGAAACTATCGGACCTTCATGAAACTTTCATTAATGGGCCACGGAACGGCAAAGATCGGCGCCCGGAAACGGCCAACGGACACATGGCAAGAAAAGCATCACCGAACTGCAACCCAAGCTTCATATGACGGGTATATACCATATCCATGTCCGCACATGGTGAACACCGACATGGAAACCCTGCGCTACCGTTCCATCTGGCTGTCCGATATCCATCTCGGCACCCGGGACGCCAAAACGGAATACCTCTACGATTTTCTGCGCCACACCGAATCCGATTACCTCTACCTGGTGGGTGACATCATCGACATGTGGAAACTAAAGGCCCGCTGGTACTGGCCCCGCATCAACAACGACATCATGCGGCTGGTGATGAAGAAGGCCCGCAAGGGCACGCGGGTGATCTACATCCCGGGCAACCATGACGAGCTGTTGCGGGACTTCTCGGACCACCTGTTCGGCGGCATCGAGATGATGGAGGAGGCGGTCCACGAGACGGCCGACGGCCGGCGGTTGCTGGTGCTCCACGGCGACGTCTTCGACTGCGTGGTGATGAACAGCCGCTGGCTGGCGGAGCTCGGCAGCTGGGCCTACGACATGCTGCTGCGGCTCAACCGCTGGTACAACGTGGTGCGCCGCCGCCTGGGTTTTCACTACTGGTCCCTGTCCCAGTACCTCAAGCACAAGGTCAAGGAGGCGGTGAGCTACATCGGCGACTACGAGCAGGCGGTGGTGAAGGCCGCCCGCGCCAAGGGCGCCCACGGCGTCATCTGCGGCCACATCCACCACGCCACCATCACCCAGTACGGCGACATGCTCTATGCCAACAGCGGCGACTGGGTGGAGAGCTGCACCGCCCTGGCCGAGCGCGAGGATGGCGAGCTGACCCTCATCCACTGGGTCACGGACAGCGCCCGACTGCTGGACGACCTGCAGAACCATGAGAATATTGATAGCGACGGACGCGTGGTTCCCGCAGGTTAACGGCGTCGTACGCACCCTCTCCACCACCGCAGGGATCCTCGGCGACCTGGGTCACGAGGTGGAGGTGGTGGCGCCGCAGCGCTTCCGCACCATTCCCTGCCCCACCTATCCGGAGATCCGCCTGGCCCTGGGGGCGGGCCACGGCGTGCCCCGGGCCATTCGGGCCTTCGACCCCGGGGCCATACACATCGCCACCGAGGGCCCCATCGGCCTGGCGGCGCGGCGCTGGTGCGTGAGGCAGGGCCATCCCTTCACCACCTCCTATCACACCCGCTTCCCCGAGTACCTGCGGCTGCGGGCGCCCGTGCCCCTGGCCTGGAGCTACCGTTTCATGGGTTGGTTCCATGGCCGCGCGGCCCGCACCATGGTGGCCACTCGCTCCATGGAGCAGGAACTCGAGGCCTGGGGCTTCCGCCACCTGGTGCGCTGGACCCGGGGGGTGGACATCTCCCTGTTCCGCCCCCGCGAGTCGCCGGTGCTGGACCTGCCCCGGCCGCTGTTCATGTATGTGGGGCGGGTGGCGGTGGAAAAGAACATCGAGGCCTTCCTGGCCCTCGACCTGCCGGGCACCAAGGTGGTGGTGGGGGACGGCCCGGCCCTGGCGGAGTTGCGGCGGCGCCATCCGGACACCCACTTCACGGGCTACAAGATGGGCGAGGAACTGGCCGCCCATGTGGGCTCCGCGGACGTCATGGTGTTCCCCAGCCTCACGGACACCTTCGGGCTGGTGCTGCTGGAGGCCATGGCCAGCGGCGTGCCGGTGGCGGCCTTTCCCGTCCCCGGCCCCCGGGACCTGGTGCGGGACGGCGTCAACGGCTGCGTGGGAGAGGACCTGAGGGCCGCCGCCCTGGCCGCCCTGGAGGTGGACAGGGACGCCTGCCGCGGCTTCGCCGAGGGCTATTCCTGGGAGGCCAGCACCCGCCAGTTCCTCGCCAACCTCGCTCCCCGCGTGACCGCCGCGGTGTAATGCCCGCCGCCGCCCGCGCCGGACGTTTGGGGGCCCCCCGCGCCGGTGTTAGAATCCTGCGCTTTACAGCGAGGGTTCGAGGACGCCATGGCGGGACACAGCAAGTGGGCCAATATCCAGCATCGCAAGAAGGCGCAGGACGCCAAGCGCGGCAAGCTCTTCACCAAGCTCATTCGCGAGATCAGCGTGGCGGCCCGCCACGGCGGCGGTGACATAGAGACCAATCCGCGCCTGCGCCTCGCCGTGGACAAGGCCCTGGCCGGCAACATGACCAAGGACACCATCGAGCGCGCCATCAAGCGCGGCGCCGGCGACCAGGACAGCGACAATCTCGAGGAGGTGCGCTACGAGGGATACGGCCCCGGCGGTACGGCGGTGATGGTGGATTGCCTCACGGACAACCGCAACCGCACCGTGGCCGAGGTGCGCCACGCCTTCTCCAAGGCCGGCGGCAACCTCGGCACCGACGGCTCGGTGGCCTTCCTGTTCAACCATGTGGGCCAGATCAGCCTGGCCCCCGGCAACGACGAGGACACCGTGATGGAGGTGGCCCTGGAGGCCGGCGCCGAAGACGTCATCGGCAACGAGGACGGCTCCATCGAAGTCATCACGTCCCCCGACGCCTTCGCCGCCGTGCGGGACGCGCTTAAAGCGGCGGGGCTGGCGACGGAGGAGGCGGAGGTCACCATGCGGGCCACCACCGCCAGTGTCCTCGACGCCGACGACGGCGCGAAGATGCTGCGCCTGCTGGACACCCTGGAAGACCTGGACGACGTCCAGCAGGTGTACTCCAATGCGGACATCCCGGACGAGGCCTTTGAGGCCGTCGCCTGACGCGCATGGGGCGAGGCGCCCCATACCAAAGAGATGAAAGGCCACCTCGCCCCGGCTCGTTCCCTCACCCCATCCCTGTACTCCGGGCATCCTGCCCTTCGCCCTGCGGGCCGCGCCAGGGCGCGTTCAAATCCGTTCCCGACGGATTTGTCCCAGAGGGAGAGGGGGCGGTAGTGTGCCTGCGGCACGTCTTTCACGTTAAGTTGGGCCGCGCGTGAGCGCGGAGGCATCCCGCATCCTGGGCATCGACCCCGGTTCCCGCATCACGGGTTATGGCATCATCGACGTCCACAAGGGGGGCAACGGCTATGTGGCCAGCGGCTGCATCCGCACCGCGGTCACGGACATGCCCCGGCGCCTGCTGCTGATCCACGAGGGCCTGGAAACGGTGCTCGCCCGCTACCAACCGGATGCCACCGCCATCGAGCAGATCTACGTCCATCGCAACGCCGGCAGCGCCCTCAAGCTGGGCCAGGCCCGCGGCGGCGCCATCCTCACCGCCATGCTCCATCAGCAGCCGGTGTTCGAATACTCCCCCAGCCAGATAAAGCAGGCAGTGGTGGGCAGCGGCCGGGCGAGCAAGGAACAGGTGCAACACATGGTGCGACATCTGCTCGGGCTCTCCGAGGCCCCCCAGGAGGACGCCGCCGATGCCCTGGCGGTGGCCCTGTGCCATGGCAACACCGAGGCCACCTTCGCCCGCCTGCCCCAGATCAAGGTGCCCAGCGGGAGGCGCTGGCGGTGATCGGGCGCATCCACGGCATCCTGCGGGCCAAGCACCCGCCCCTGCTGCTCATCGATGTCCACGGCATCGGCTACGAGGTGGAGGCCCCCATGACCACCATCTACGAGCTTCCCAACCTGGGAGAGCCCGTGGAGCTCCACATCCATCACGTGGTACGGGAGGACGCCCAACTGCTGTACGGCTTCCTCCGGGAGCCCGACCGGGCCCTCTTTCGCACTCTCATCCGCATCAGCAACGTGGGACCCAAGCTGGCCCTGGCCATCCTCTCGGGGATGGACCACCGCCAGTTCTCCCTGTGCGTCCACGCCGGCGACGTGGCCGCCCTGACCCGCCTCCCCGGGGTCGGGAAGAAGACCGCCGAGCGCCTCATCATGGAGGTGCGGGACCGCCTGGACACCCTGGCCGACGCGCCGCCGGTGATGGGGCCCGCGGCCACCACCGCCCTGGAGGCGGACGACCCGGTGGGGGACGCCATCAACGCCCTGGTGGCCCTCGGCTACAAGCCCCAGGAGGCGAGCCGGCGCATCAACGCCGTCACCGCCCCCGGCCTCGCCTGCGAGGACCTCATCCGCCAGGCCCTCAAGGAGCGTAACCCGTGATCGAGCCCGACCGCCTGGTGGCCGCCAGCGCCGACGGCAACGACCGCGCGGTGGACCGCGCCTTGCGCCCCCGCCTGCTGGACCATTACGTGGGCCAGGAAGCGGTGCGCGAGCAGATGACCATTTTCATCACCGCCGCCCGTGGCCGCGCCGAGGCCCTGGACCATGTGCTGCTGTTCGGGCCGCCGGGCCTCGGCAAGACCACCCTCGCCCACATCGTGGCCGAGGAGATGGGGGTAGCCCTGCGCCAGACCTCGGGGCCGGTGCTGGAGAAGGCCGGGGACCTGGCCGCCATCCTCACCAACCTGGAGCCCAACGACGTCCTGTTCGTGGATGAGATCCATCGCCTGAGTCCCATGGTGGAGGAGGTGCTCTACCCGGCCATGGAGGATTACCAGATCGACATCATGATCGGCGAGGGCCCCGCCGCCCGCTCCATCAAGCTGGACCTCCCCCCCTTCACCCTGGTGGGGGCCACCACCCGCGCCGGCCTCCTGACATCGCCCCTGCGGGACCGCTTCGGCATCGTCCAGCGCCTGGAGTTCTACAGCCACGAGGAACTGGCCACCATCGCCCGGCGCTCCGCCTCCATCCTCGGCATCCACCTGGCGGAGGACGGCGCCCACGAGCTGGCGCGGCGCTCCCGCGGCACGCCGCGCATCGCCAACCGCCTGCTGCGCCGGGTGCGGGACTACGCCGAGGTGCGGGCCGACGGTCGCGTCACCGCGCCGGTGGCGCGGGCGGCCCTGGACATGCTGGACGTCGACCCCCTGGGCTTCGATGTCATGGACCGCAAGCTGCTGCTCGCCATCATCGAGAAATTCGACGGCGGACCGGTGGGGGTGGACAGCCTGGCCGCGGCCATCGGCGAGGAACGGGGCACCATCGAGGACGTGCTCGAGCCTTACCTGATCCAGCAGGGCTACCTGATGCGCACGCCCCGGGGACGGGTGGCCACGGCCCACGCCTGGCGCCACTTCGGCCTGGCGGCGGGCGAGGGCACCCCGGGGGATCTGTTCGGGGCCCCGCCCCCCCGGGGCGAGGAGCCGTGACGGCGGCCGCGGAGTTCCTGTGGCCGGTGCGGGTCTACTACGAGGATACCGATGCCGGCGGCGTGGTCTACTACGCCAATTACCTGAAATTTATGGAACGGGCGCGCACCGAATGGCTGCGGGTCCTGGGCTTCGAACAGGACCGGCTGGCGGCCGAAGGGGTGCTGTTCATGGTGGCGCACATCGCCGTGGACTACCTGGCCCCCGCCCGTTTCAATGACCGCTTGGACGTGGGTGTTAAACTCGAACGCCTGGCGCGGGCTAGTTTCGAACTCAGCCAGGCGGTGTGGGGGCCACCCGCCGGCCGCATCCTGTGCCACGGCCGCGTGCGCATCGCCTGCGTCCACAACCAGACCCTGAAACCCCGGGCCATTCCGCCCGCCATCCGACAGGAAGTAACGCGTGAGCACTGATCTATCCCTCTTCCACCTGGTGGCCGAAGCCAGCCTGCTGGTGCAGCTGGTGATGCTATTGCTGCTGCTGGCCTCGGTGGTCTCCTGGTCCATGATCATCCTCAAGTACATCACCCTGCGCCGTGCCCGCGCCGCGGCGGTGCAGTTCGAGGACCGCTTCTGGTCGGGCAAGGACCTGGTGCGCCTGTACAACGGCGTGTCCGCCAGCCACGTGCGTTCGGACGGCATGGCGCGCATCTTCGAGGCCGGCTTTCGCGAGTTCGCGCGCCTGCGCAAGCAGCCGGGCCTGGAGCCTAACGCCATCCTCGACAATTCCCAGCGGGCCATGCGTATCGCGCTGTCGCGGGAGGTAGACGCCCTGGAGAGTTCCCTGAGCTTCCTGGCCACGGTGGGCTCCACCAGCCCCTACGTCGGCCTGTTCGGTACCGTGTGGGGCATCATGAACTCCTTTCGCGCCCTCGGGAACGTCCACCAGGCCACCATCGCCATGGTGGCGCCGGGCATCGCCGAGGCCCTCATCGCCACCGCCATGGGCCTGTTCGCCGCCATCCCGGCGGTCATCGCCTATAACCGTTTCAGCCACGACGTGGACCGCCTCCTGAACCGCTACGACACCTTCATGGAGGAGTTCTCCAACCTCCTCCACCGCAAGGTCCACGACCCGCAATAAGCCCTCGAGTGCCGGAAGTCCCCATGCGAAGACAGCGCCGCCGCCCCATGTCCGAGATCAACGTCGTGCCCTACATCGACGTCATGCTGGTGCTGCTGGTGATATTCATGATCACCGCGCCGCTGCTGAGCCAGGGGGTCAAGGTAGACCTGCCCAAAGTGGCCTCGGAGCCCCTGCCCCCCAGCGAGCGCGAGCCCCTCATCGTCACCGTGGATCGCGAGGGCCGGGTGTTCGTCAATTACGGCGACGACCAGGACACTCCCATCGGCGAGGAGACCCTGATGGCGCGCGTGGCCGCGTTGTTGCGCAACCAGCCCGACATCCCGGTACTGGTGAAGGGCGACGAGGGCACCGCCTACGGTGCCGTGGTGCGGGTCATGAGCCTGCTCCAGGGAGCCGGTGCCAAGGGCATCGGCCTCATGACCGACCCGCCCGATCCCGAGCCGCGATGACCACCGTCGGTCCCTGGGACAAGGCCCGCGCCGTGGTGCTGGCCGTCGGCATCCACCTGGCCGTGCTGGCGGTGCTGGTGGTGAGCCTGGAGTGGACCCCGGATCCACCCGCCGCCGGCCCGCCCACGGGCGAGCCCATCAAGGCGGTGGCGGTGGACAGCAAGCGGGTGGAACAGGAGGTGCAACGCCTCGAGGACCTGGAGCAAAAACGCAAGGACGAGCTGGCCGCCGAGACCGCCCGCGCCCGCGAGGCCCGCCTCGCCGAGGAGCGCAAGCTTGCAGAAGCAGCCGCCGAGCGCCGACAAGAGGAGGAGCGCCGCCGCGCCGCCGAGGCCCAACGCAAGGCGGACGAGGCCAGACAGCAGGCCGCCGTGGAACAGGCCCGACAGGCCGAGGCCCGGCGCGCCGCCGAGGAGCAGAAACGCGAGCAGGCCGAGGCGGCGCAACGGGCCGCGGAGCAGCGGCGCCGGGAAGAGGAGGCGAAACGACGCGCCGAGGAACAGAAGCTGCAACAGGCCGAGGCCGCGCGCCGGGCCGAGGAGCAGCGGCGCCAGGAGGCGGAGCAGGCCCGCCTCGCCGCGCAGCAACGACGCCAGGAGGAGGAGGCCAGGCGTGAGGCCGAGGAGCAGCGCCTGCGTGAGGCGGCGGCCATGCGCCTGGCGGAGGAACGCAAGCAGCGGGAGGCCGAGGCCAAACGCAAGGCGCAGGAGAAGAAACGCGAGGAGGCCGAGGCCAGGCGCCGCGCCGAGGAGCAACGCCGCCGCGAAGAGACGGCCCGGCGCAAAGAAGAAGAAGAGCGCATGCAGGCCATCCTGGCCGCGGAGGAGGGCGAACTGGCGCGCCGCCGCCAGAGCCTGGAGGCCCGGGAACTGGATGAGTACCGCCAGGCCATCGCCGATCGCGTGGAGCGCTTCTGGCTGAAACCTCCGGGCACCCCCGATGGTCTCAAGGTGGAGGTACGGGTGACCCAGATCCCCGGGGGGGAAATCATCAATTACCGGATCACCCGTAGCAGTGGCAACATTGCCTTCGACAGCTCAGTGGAGAAGGCCCTGGCCAAGGCCTCGCCCCTGCCCCAGCCCGGCAACCCCAGTCTGTTCCAGCGTGAACTCAAGTTTGTTTTCGAACCGGAGGGATGACCCTTGTTCCATAAAACCCCAGGCCCGCTGACGGCCATCCTCCTGCTGTGCCTGGCCTGGGCCCCCGCCCAGGCGGTGCTGACGGTGAAGATCACCCAGGGTACGGAGGGGGCCCTGCCCATCGCCGTGGTGCCCTTCCAGTGGCAGGGCGCCACCAGCGTGCCGCCCCAGCGCTTCCACGCCATCATCGGCGATGATCTCAGGCGCAGCGGGCGCTTCCGGCCCGTGGCGGAGAGCGACCTGCCCGCGCGCCCCCACCAGGGCAGCGAGGTGGATTTCGGCACCTGGCGCAAGCTCGGGGTGGACAATCTGGTGGTGGGGCGTCTCCAGGCCCAGCCCGGCGGCCGCTACCGGGTGGAGTTCCAGCTCTTCGACGTCTACAAGGGGACCCAGCTCGCCGGCTACAGCATCCCCGTGGCGGGGGAGGACCTGCGCCTCACCGCCCACCGCATCAGCGACATCATCTATCAGAAACTCACCGGCGAGCGCGGCGCCTTCGCCACCTACATCGCCTACGTCACCGAGGACCAGGATCCCGCCGGCAAGCGGCGCTACACCCTGGAGGTGGCCGACAGCGACGGCGCCAACCCCCAGACCCTGCTCACCTCCGG
The Gammaproteobacteria bacterium DNA segment above includes these coding regions:
- a CDS encoding glycosyltransferase family 1 protein: MRILIATDAWFPQVNGVVRTLSTTAGILGDLGHEVEVVAPQRFRTIPCPTYPEIRLALGAGHGVPRAIRAFDPGAIHIATEGPIGLAARRWCVRQGHPFTTSYHTRFPEYLRLRAPVPLAWSYRFMGWFHGRAARTMVATRSMEQELEAWGFRHLVRWTRGVDISLFRPRESPVLDLPRPLFMYVGRVAVEKNIEAFLALDLPGTKVVVGDGPALAELRRRHPDTHFTGYKMGEELAAHVGSADVMVFPSLTDTFGLVLLEAMASGVPVAAFPVPGPRDLVRDGVNGCVGEDLRAAALAALEVDRDACRGFAEGYSWEASTRQFLANLAPRVTAAV
- a CDS encoding zinc ribbon domain-containing protein, with amino-acid sequence MPIYEYRCDKCGHEMEAIQKMSDDPLIECPACGEAALRKLVSAAGFHLKGSGWYVTDFRDKGKKPGGNGTKSGGAKSTKDGPDSSKAGGSDKGAGATAGSGSGTQGSSNKGG
- a CDS encoding PfkB family carbohydrate kinase, which translates into the protein MARILTVGVATLDVVISVDDFPREDVKMRARGVTTRRGGNAANTAVVLSQLGHDTSWAGSVSTDGNGDFITRDLARAGVKSGGIAVQRDGALPVSYILNSVASGSRTIIHHRDLPEFNFEDFRRLDLRRYDWLHFEGRNVAETRCMLAHYRGQHSALPCSLEVEKPREGIEELFELADVLLFSRQYARARGFEEPGSLLAEVAPRAPRALLVCAWGEAGAWARTYEGEEFHSPACSYGAVVDTIGAGDVLNAGVIHGLVNQQPLNRVLPFGCQLAGVKCAQEGLEDLLANYHRLVTTDKPAQP
- a CDS encoding YebC/PmpR family DNA-binding transcriptional regulator is translated as MAGHSKWANIQHRKKAQDAKRGKLFTKLIREISVAARHGGGDIETNPRLRLAVDKALAGNMTKDTIERAIKRGAGDQDSDNLEEVRYEGYGPGGTAVMVDCLTDNRNRTVAEVRHAFSKAGGNLGTDGSVAFLFNHVGQISLAPGNDEDTVMEVALEAGAEDVIGNEDGSIEVITSPDAFAAVRDALKAAGLATEEAEVTMRATTASVLDADDGAKMLRLLDTLEDLDDVQQVYSNADIPDEAFEAVA
- a CDS encoding UDP-2,3-diacylglucosamine diphosphatase; this translates as METLRYRSIWLSDIHLGTRDAKTEYLYDFLRHTESDYLYLVGDIIDMWKLKARWYWPRINNDIMRLVMKKARKGTRVIYIPGNHDELLRDFSDHLFGGIEMMEEAVHETADGRRLLVLHGDVFDCVVMNSRWLAELGSWAYDMLLRLNRWYNVVRRRLGFHYWSLSQYLKHKVKEAVSYIGDYEQAVVKAARAKGAHGVICGHIHHATITQYGDMLYANSGDWVESCTALAEREDGELTLIHWVTDSARLLDDLQNHENIDSDGRVVPAG
- a CDS encoding diacylglycerol kinase; the protein is MNVPDGERDALRKPGYKGLTRLRNACGWSLAGLISAWRFEEAFRVEVVLSAILVPLGLWLGEGGVEKALLLTSLLLVLAVELVNSSVESVVDRISNEHHVLSKRAKDIGSAAVFVALVNVAVVWGLVLAF
- the ruvC gene encoding crossover junction endodeoxyribonuclease RuvC; this encodes MSAEASRILGIDPGSRITGYGIIDVHKGGNGYVASGCIRTAVTDMPRRLLLIHEGLETVLARYQPDATAIEQIYVHRNAGSALKLGQARGGAILTAMLHQQPVFEYSPSQIKQAVVGSGRASKEQVQHMVRHLLGLSEAPQEDAADALAVALCHGNTEATFARLPQIKVPSGRRWR
- the ruvA gene encoding Holliday junction branch migration protein RuvA; translated protein: MIGRIHGILRAKHPPLLLIDVHGIGYEVEAPMTTIYELPNLGEPVELHIHHVVREDAQLLYGFLREPDRALFRTLIRISNVGPKLALAILSGMDHRQFSLCVHAGDVAALTRLPGVGKKTAERLIMEVRDRLDTLADAPPVMGPAATTALEADDPVGDAINALVALGYKPQEASRRINAVTAPGLACEDLIRQALKERNP
- the aspS gene encoding aspartate--tRNA ligase; amino-acid sequence: MRSHYCGDLNETHLDQGITLCGWVHRRRDHGGVIFIDLRDREGVAQVVIDPDTPEAFALAEQVRSEYVLRITGRVRRRPAGTENRELPTGMVEVLGKELEILNTAKTPPFQLDDEDVHEENRLRYRYVDLRRPEMQQRLRTRTLITRTLRAFLDARGFLDIETPMLTRATPEGARDYLVPSRTHGGSFFALPQSPQLFKQLLMMSGMDRYYQIARCFRDEDLRADRQPEFTQLDIETSFMDEDDIMALVEDMVRELFATVLDTALPEPFPRMSYAEAMTRFGSDRPDLRVDLELVDVGDVMVDVDFKVFSGPARDADGRVAALRVPGGGRLTRSQIDDYTRFVGIYGAKGLAYIKVNDHGAGREGLQSPILKFLPDDAVTAIMERSGATTGDLVFFGADKAGVVNEALGALRLKVAEDVGLVNPGWRPVWVVDFPMFEWDDASRRWYALHHPFTAPRDPDMTVLAQEPHRALSRAYDLVLNGTELGGGSIRIHQPATQMAIFKLLGIEEDEAREKFGFLVDALEYGCPPHGGIAFGLDRIAMLMTGSPSIRDVIAFPKTQTAACMLTAAPAPVPDSQLRDLNIRLRHKEK